One part of the Kryptolebias marmoratus isolate JLee-2015 linkage group LG13, ASM164957v2, whole genome shotgun sequence genome encodes these proteins:
- the acaca gene encoding acetyl-CoA carboxylase 1 isoform X2 yields the protein MAQQDRAAQKTPAAGALQSHFLVGSVSEENSEDEIQGKADAQPEEKDIRSVSPSSGSSDSTSDMGFDHIDGPIHNLRLESKSGPSMSGLHLVKQGRDRRRIDLQRDFTVASPAEFVTRFGGNKVIEKVLIANNGIAAVKCMRSIRRWAYEMFRNERAIRFVVMVTPEDLKANAEYIKMADHYVPVPGGTNNNNYANVELILDIAKRIPVQAVWAGWGHASENPKLPELLQKHGIAFMGPPSQAMWALGDKIASSIVAQTAGIPTLPWSGAGLTVEWTANNQKKKIINVPQELYECGCIQDVEDGLKAAEKIGYPVMVKASEGGGGKGIRKVNCADDFPNLFRQVQAEVPGSPIFVMQLAKHARHLEVQILADQYGNAISLFGRDCSVQRRHQKIIEEAPATIATSDVFEDMEKCAVKLAKMVGYVSAGTVEYLYSQDGSFYFLELNPRLQVEHPCTEMVADVNLPAAQLQIAMGIPLYRIKDIRMLYGVQPWGDCPIDFESLTNAPCPRGHVIAARITSENPDEGFKPSSGTVQELNFRSNKNVWGYFSVAAAGGLHEFADSQFGHCFSWGENREEAISNMVVALKELSIRGDFRTTVEYLIKLLETESFQHNSIDTGWLDRLIAEKMQAERPDTMLGIVSGALHVADVSLRNSVSNFLHSLERGQVLPAHTLLNTVDVELIYEGTKYVLKVTRQSPNSYVVIMNSSLAEVDVHRLSDGGLLLSYDGSSYTTYMKEEVDRYRITIGNKTCVFEKENDPSLLRSPSAGKIIQYSVEDGGHVFSGQCYAEIEVMKMVMTLTAAESGCIHYVKRAGAALEPGCVIAKLQLDDPSRIQQADLYTGPLPSVQTVALRGEKLHRVFHNTLDHLVHIMHGYCLPEPFFSAKLKEWVERLMKTMRDPSLPLLELQDIMTSVSGRIPPAVEKAIKKEMAQYASNITSVLCQFPSQQIANILDSHAATLNKKSEREVFFMNTQSIVQLVQKYRSGIRGHMKAVVMDLLRQYLKVEIQFQNGHYDKCVFALREENKGDMVNVVNYIFSHAKVTKKNLLVTMLIDQLCGRDPTLTDELMTILTELTQLSKTTNAKVALRARQVLIASHLPSYELRHNQVESIFLSAIDMYGHQFCIENLQKLILSETSIFDVLPNFFYHSNQVVRMAALEVYVRRAYIAYELNSVQHRQLKDNTCVVEFQFMLPTSHPNRGNIPTLNRKMPTPVADSVKALNSNLKEPEAQDLKTQDSEFKDDNAEKKNTSDGESVDRMSFSSNLNHYGMVHVASVSDVLLDTSFTPPCQRMGAMVSFRSFQEFTRNINDVLSCFSDSPPTSPMFPDGGNPVLYGEEDNKSVQDEPVHILNVAIKTDSDIDDDGLAKMFREFTQSKKSLLFEHGIRRLTFLVAQKDFRKQINCEVDQRFHREFPKFFTFRARDKFEEDRIYRHLEPALAFQLELNRMRNFALTAIPCANHKMHLYLGAARVEVGTEVTDYRFFVRAIIRHSDLVTKEASFEYLHNEAERLLLEAMDELEVAFNNTTVRTDCNHIFLNFVPTVIMDPSKIEESVRSMVMRYGSRLWKLRVLQAELKINIRLTPTGKQIPIRLFLTNESGYYLDISLYKEVTDSRTGQVGPKDRQIMFQAYGDKQGPLHGMLINTPYVTKDLLQSKRFQAQSLGTTYVYDFPEMFRQALKKLWHSCQAYAQLPKCPLPSELLTFTELVLDAQGQLVQMNRLPGGNEIGMVAWRMTLRTPEYPTGREIIVISNDITHKIGSFGPQEDMLFLRASEMARECGIPRIYIAANSGARIGLAEEIRHMFHVAWQDPVDPYKGFKYLYLTPQDYKKVSALNSVHCEHVEDEGESRYKITDIIGKEEGLGVENLRGSGMIAGESSLAYDEIITMNLVTCRAIGIGAYLVRLGQRTIQVDNSHIILTGAGALNKVLGREVYTSNNQLGGIQIMHNNGVTHNTVCDDFEGVFTLLLWLSYMPKCMSSPVPILYAKDPIDRPVEFVPTKAPYDPRWMLAGRPSQTPKGSWQSGFFDHGSFMEIMQPWAQSVVVGRARLGGIPTGVVAVETRSVELSIPADPANLDSEAKIIQQAGQVWFPDSAFKTAQAIKDLNREGLPLIVFANWRGFSGGMKDMYDQVIKFGAYIVDGLREYKQPVLVYIPPQAELRGGSWVVIDPTINPRHMEMYADKDSRGGVLEPEGTVEIKFRKKDLVKTMRRIDPIYMALAEKLGTPELSPTDRKELETKLKEREEFLLPIYHQVAVQFADLHDTPGRMQEKGVITDILEWQTSRQFFYWRLRRLLLEDTVKKKIKEANSELTDGQIQAMLRRWFVEAEGTVKAYLWDNNEEVVAWLERQLAEEEGARSVVDENIKYIRRDHLLKQIRSLVQANPEVAMDSIVHMTQHISPTQRAEVVRILSTMETSASS from the exons ATGGCACAGCAGGACCGCGCTGCCCAGAAAACCCCCGCTGCCGGAGCCCTGCAGTCTCACTTCCTCGTGGGGTCCGTGTCGGAGGAGAACTCGGAGGATGAAATCCAAGGCAAGGCAGACGCGCAGCCGGAGGAGAAGGACATCCGCTCGGTGTCACCGTCTTCCGGTAGCTCTGACAGCACCAGCGACATGGGTTTCGATCACATTGACGGGCCTATCCACAATCTAAGGTTAGAATCCAAATCTGG gcCGAGCATGTCAGGGCTCCACTTGGTGAAACAAGGGAGAGATCGCAGGCGAATTGATCTCCAGAGGGACTTCACCGTTGCGTCACCTGCTGAATTTGTCACTCGCTTTGGTGGGAACAAGGTCATTGAAAAG gtTCTTATTGCCAACAATGGCATTGCTGCAGTGAAATGCATGCGCTCCATCCGCCGCTGGGCCTACGAGATGTTCCGCAATGAAAGGGCAATCCGCTTTGTTGTCATGGTGACCCCAGAAGACCTGAAGGCCAATGCAG aaTACATCAAAATGGCAGATCATTATGTGCCTGTGCCAGGAGGaactaacaacaacaattaTGCCAATGTTGAGCTCATTCTAGACATTGCAAAACGAATACCTGTTCAG gCGGTGTGGGCTGGATGGGGTCATGCCTCAGAGAATCCCAAACTCCCAGAGCTCCTTCAAAAGCATGGAATTGCTTTCATGG GTCCTCCAAGTCAGGCTATGTGGGCTCTTGGGGACAAAATTGCCTCCTCCATCGTAGCTCAGACGGCTGGTATTCCAACCTTACCGTGGAGCGGAGCAG GCTTGACAGTTGAATGGACGGCGAACaaccaaaagaagaaaatcatcAATGTTCCGCAGGAGCTGTATGAGTGTGGCTGTATCCAGGATGTGGAAGATGGCCTCAAA GCGGCAGAGAAAATCGGTTATCCTGTGATGGTGAAGGCCTCAGAAGGAGGTGGAGGCAAAGGAATCCGCAAAGTCAACTGTGCTGATGACTTTCCTAACCTTTTCAGACAG GTCCAGGCCGAAGTTCCAGGATCGCCCATTTTTGTCATGCAGCTAGCCAAACACGCCCGTCACCTGGAGGTGCAGATTTTAGCTGATCAGTATGGAAATGCCATTTCCCTGTTTGGCAGAGACTGTTCTGTGCAGCGGCGTCACCAGAAAATCATCGAGGAGGCTCCTGCTACTATAGCTACTTCTGATGTGTTTGAGGACATGGAAAAA tGTGCGGTGAAGCTGGCCAAGATGGTGGGCTACGTCAGCGCAGGCACAGTGGAGTACCTCTACAGCCAGGATGGCAGCTTCTACTTCCTCGAACTCAATCCCCGTCTGCAGGTGGAGCACCCCTGCACTGAAATGGTGGCTGATGTCAACTTGCCTGCTGCTCAACTGCAG ATTGCCATGGGTATTCCTCTTTATCGGATCAAAGACATCAGGATGCTTTATGGAGTCCAGCCCTGGGGAGACTGTCCCATCGACTTTGAGAGTCTGACGAATGCTCCCTGTCCCCGGGGTCACGTCATTGCTGCACGCATTACCAGTGAAAATCCTGACGAG GGTTTCAAGCCAAGCTCTGGAACAGTGCAAGAGCTGAACTTCCGCAGCAACAAGAACGTGTGGGGTTACTTCAGCGTTGCAGCAGCAGGGGGGCTGCACGAGTTCGCCGATTCCCAGTTTGGACACTGCTTCTCCTGGGGAGAGAATCGCGAAGAAGCCATCTC caacaTGGTGGTTGCTCTTAAAGAGCTCTCTATAAGAGGGGACTTTAGAACCACAGTGGAATACCTCATCAAGCTCCTGGAGACTGAAAGCTTTCAGCATAACAGCATCGACACAGGCTGGCTGGACCGGCTCATTGCTGAGAAGATGCAG GCGGAGCGTCCTGATACCATGCTTGGAATTGTGAGTGGCGCTCTGCATGTGGCAGATGTCAGTCTAAGGAACAGCGTGTCCAACTTTCTACATTCTCTGGAAag GGGCCAGGTGCTGCCAGCACACACACTACTCAACACCGTGGATGTGGAGCTGATATATGAAGGCACCAAGTACGTTCTGAAAGTGACCCGTCAGTCTCCCAACTCGTACGTGGTCATCATGAACAGCTCTTTAGCGGAGGTGGATGTGCATCGACTCAGTGATGGAGGCCTTTTATTGTCCTATGATGGAAGTAGCTACACTACCTACATGAAGGAAGAGGTGGATAG GTATCGCATCACAATTGGAAACAAGACCTGTGTTTTTGAAAAGGAGAACGACCCCTCGCTGCTGCGATCTCCTTCAGCAGGAAAAATCATTCAGTACTCAGTTGAGGATGGCGGACACGTGTTTTCTGGCCAGTGTTATGCTGAAATAGAG GTGATGAAGATGGTAATGACCCTCACCGCTGCTGAGTCCGGTTGTATCCACTATGTTAAAAGAGCCGGAGCAGCTCTGGAGCCTGGGTGTGTCATCGCCAAACTGCAACTGGACGACCCCAGCAGGATACAGCAG gCGGATCTGTACACAGGGCCACTGCCTTCTGTCCAGACTGTAGCTCTGAGAGGTGAGAAGCTGCACAGAGTCTTCCACAACACACTGGATCACCTCGTTCACATAATGCATGGTTACTGCCTTCCTGAACCTTTCTTCAGTGCTAAG CTGAAAGAATGGGTGGAAAGGCTCATGAAGACCATGCGCGATCCATCTCTGCCACTCCTGGAGCTGCAAGACATCATGACGAGCGTGTCAGGCCGCATCCCCCCTGCTGTGGAGAAAGCCATCAAGAAGGAGATGGCTCAGTATGCCAGCAACATAACGTCTGTGCTCTGCCAGTTCCCCAGCCAGCAG ATTGCAAACATCCTGGACAGCCATGCTGCTACTCTGAACAAGAAATCAGAGAGAGAAGTCTTCTTTATGAACACACAAAGCATCGTCCAGCTGGTGCAGAA GTATCGCAGCGGCATCAGAGGCCACATGAAGGCAGTTGTGATGGATTTGCTTCGACAGTATCTGAAAGTAGAAATCCAGTTTCAGAATG GACACTATGacaagtgtgtgtttgcacttcGTGAAGAAAACAAAGGGGACATGGTCAATGTGGTCAACTATATTTTCTCCCATGCTAAAGTCACAAAGAAGAACCTGCTGGTTACTATGCTGATT GATCAGCTCTGTGGCCGTGATCCCACGCTGACCGATGAACTTATGACCATTTTGACGGAACTCACACAACTCAGCAAGACAACCAATGCCAAGGTGGCTCTGCGTGCTCGGCAG GTCCTGATAGCTTCCCACCTTCCCTCCTATGAGCTACGTCACAACCAGGTGGAGTCCATCTTCCTCTCTGCCATCGACATGTACGGGCACCAGTTCTGCATTGAGAACTTGCAG aaACTGATCCTTTCGGAGACATCCATCTTTGATGTTCTGCCAAACTTCTTCTACCACAGTAATCAGGTGGTCAGGATGGCTGCCCTCGAG GTGTACGTTCGCAGAGCATATATTGCCTACGAGCTCAACAGTGTGCAGCATCGACAGCTCAAGGACAACACATGTGTAGTAGAGTTTCAGTTCATGCTTCCCACGTCACATCCCAACAG AGGGAACATCCCCACTCTCAACAG GAAAATGCCCACTCCAGTCGCGGACAGTGTAAAAGCCTTGAACAGTAACTTAAAGGAACCTGAAGCCCAGGACCTTAAAACACAGGATAGTGAATTCAAGGATGATAATGCTGAGAAGAAAAATACCTCAGATGGGGAATCTGTGGACAG GATGTCATTCTCATCCAACCTGAATCACTACGGCATGGTGCATGTGGCCAGTGTCAGTGATGTCCTACTCGACACATCTTTTACACCGCCTTGTCAGCGGATGGGAGCCATGGTCTCCTTCCGCTCCTTCCAGGAGTTCACACG GAACATAAATGATGTGTTGAGCTGCTTCTCTGACTCTCCTCCTACAAGTCCAATGTTCCCTGATGGAGGCAACCCTGTCCTGTACGGTGAAGAGGACAATAAG aGTGTCCAGGATGAACCAGTCCACATCCTCAATGTGGCCATAAAGACTGACAGCGACATTGATGACGACGGTCTGGCAAAAATGTTTCGGGAGTTCACTCAGTCAAAG aaATCACTGCTGTTTGAACACGGCATCCGAAGGCTAACTTTTCTTGTCGCACAGAAG GATTTCAGGAAGCAAATCAACTGTGAGGTGGACCAAAGGTTTCAT AGGGAATTTCCCAAATTCTTCACATTTCGTGCCAGAGACAAG TTTGAGGAGGACAGGATCTATCGGCATTTGGAGCCGGCGTTGGCGTTCCAGTTGGAGCTCAACCGCATGCGTAATTTTGCCCTAACTGCCATTCCCTGTGCCAATCACAAGATGCACCTCTACCTGGGTGCAGCCCGGGTGGAGGTGGGCACAGAGGTTACAGACTACCGTTTCTTTGTCCGAGCCATTATCCGCCACTCAGATCTGGTCACAAAg GAAGCCTCTTTTGAATACCTTCATAATGAAGCAGAGCGTCTGCTGCTGGAAGCCATGGATGAACTGGAGGTGGCTTTCAACAACACGACTGTACGAACTGACTGCAACCATATTTTCCTCAACTTTGTCCCTACAGTCATCATGGACCCATCAAAG ATTGAGGAGTCTGTGCGCTCCATGGTGATGCGTTACGGCAGCCGTCTGTGGAAGCTTCGCGTCCTTCAGGCTGAGCTGAAAATCAACATCCGCCTGACTCCGACAGGGAAGCAAATCCCCATCCGCCTCTTCCTCACTAATGAATCGGGCTACTATCTGGATATCAGCCTGTACAAGGAAGTCACCGACTCCCGAACGGGACAGGTGGGGCCCAAAGACCGACAG ataaTGTTCCAAGCATATGGGGACAAACAAGGCCCCTTACATGGAATGCTCATCAATACTCCTTATGTCACCAAGGACCTGCTACAGTCTAAACGCTTCCAGGCACAATCTCTGGGCACCACCTACGTCTACGACTTTCCAGAAATGTTCAGACAg gcTTTGAAAAAGCTGTGGCACTCTTGTCAGGCATATGCCCAATTACCCAAATGTCCTCTTCCTTCTGAGCTGCTCACCTTCACTGAGTTGGTTCTGGATGCCCAGGGTCAGCTGGTGCAGATGAACAGACTTCCAGGGGGAAACGAG ATTGGTATGGTAGCATGGAGGATGACCCTGCGAACTCCCGAGTATCCTACAGGACGTGAGATCATAGTGATAAGTAACGATATCACTCACAAGATCGGGTCATTTGGACCTCAGGAGGACATGTTGTTCCTGCGAGCTTCAGAAATGGCACGAGAGTGCGGCATCCCTCGCATCTACATCGCAGCCAACAGCGGCGCCCGCATCGGCCTGGCGGAGGAAATCAGACATATGTTCCATGTGGCCTGGCAGGATCCAGTTGATCCTTACAAG GGTTTCAAATATCTCTACCTCACCCCTCAAGATTACAAAAAGGTCTCTGCTCTAAACTCTGTACATTGCGAACATGTAGAGGATGAGGGAGAATCCAg GTACAAGATTACTGACATTATTGGAAAAGAGGAAGGACTGGGTGTGGAGAATCTAAGAGGGTCTGGAATGATCGCGGGAGAATCTTCTCTGGCTTACGATGAGATAATCACCATGAATCTG GTCACATGTCGAGCCATAGGCATCGGAGCCTATCTTGTGAGGCTTGGGCAGAGAACTATTCAAGTGGACAACTCTCATATTATCCTTACAGGAGCTGGGGCCCTCAACAAG GTGCTTGGCCGAGAAGTTTACACATCAAACAATCAGCTCGGTGGCATTCAGATCATGCACAACAACGGGGTGACCCACAACACTGTTTGTGATGATTTTGAGGGAGTCTTTACTTTGTTGCTGTGGCTGTCCTACATGCCCAAG tgTATGTCTAGCCCAGTACCCATCCTCTATGCCAAGGACCCCATAGATCGGCCAGTAGAGTTTGTGCCAACCAAGGCTCCTTATGACCCTCGCTGGATGTTGGCAGGACGTCCCAGCCAGA ctccaaaggGCTCCTGGCAGAGCGGTTTCTTTGATCATGGCTCTTTCATGGAGATCATGCAGCCTTGGGCTCAGAGCGTGGTGGTAGGCAGAGCCAG ACTGGGTGGGATACCTACTGGTGTTGTTGCTGTGGAAACTAGGTCAGTGGAGCTGTCAATTCCAGCTGATCCGGCTAATTTAGACTCTGAGGCAAAG ATCATCCAGCAAGCAGGACAGGTGTGGTTCCCAGACTCTGCTTTCAAAACAGCCCAGGCCATTAAGGACCTGAACCGAGAGGGCTTACCTCTCATAGTGTTTGCCAACTGGAGGGGCTTTTCTGGAGGAATGAAAG ATATGTACGACCAAGTGATAAAGTTTGGGGCCTACATTGTGGACGGGCTAAGGGAGTACAAGCAGCCAGTCCTGGTTTACATCCCCCCTCAGGCTGAGCTTAGGGGAGGCTCCTGGGTGGTCATAGATCCCACCATCAACCCTCGTCACATGGAGATGTACGCCGACAAGGACAGCCG AGGAGGAGTGTTGGAACCTGAAGGAACTGTGGAGATCAAGTTTAGGAAGAAGGATTTGGTGAAAACCATGAGAAGAATAGATCCTATCTACATGGCTTTGGCTGAAAAACTGG GAACGCCAGAACTGAGCCCTACTGATCGAAAAGAGCTGGAGACCAAGCTTAAGGAGCGTGAGGAGTTCTTGTTGCCCATCTACCATCAAGTGGCTGTGCAGTTTGCGGACCTCCACGACACCCCGGGTCGCATGCAAGAAAAGGGTGTCATCACG gACATCCTCGAATGGCAGACATCACGCCAGTTCTTCTACTGGCGTCTGCGGCGtttgctgctggaggacacagTGAAGAAGAAGATCAAGGAGGCCAACAGCGAGCTGACAGATGGGCAGATCCAGGCCATGCTGCGCCGCTGGTTTGTGGAGGCCGAGGGGACCGTTAAG GCATATCTGTGGGACAACAATGAAGAGGTGGTCGCGTGGCTGGAGAGGCAACTCGCTGAAGAAGAGGGCGCTCGATCCGTTGTCGACGAAAACATCAAGTACATCCGCCGAGATCACCTCCTTAAGCAAATACGCAG cCTCGTCCAAGCCAATCCCGAAGTTGCTATGGATTCCATCGTTCACATGACCCAGCACATCTCGCCCACGCAAAGAGCCGAGGTGGTGCGCATCCTGTCCACTATGGAGACGTCAGCCTCCTCCTAA